A genomic segment from Amygdalobacter nucleatus encodes:
- the yfbR gene encoding 5'-deoxynucleotidase, which produces MEDNKQYTFYAMLNRLHLIERWSLMQCRESENVCEHSYQVALIVQALYYIREQKLVECKQSEIHLDLANLLQMALLHDATEVITGDLPTPVKYYNPELKQAYSLVESIAANRLIDLLPAKLQPVYLKFICPEHKTDEQCLARLFVKAADKISALIKCMQELALGNEEFKQAEAKTRKRIQALKLPEADYFVSHFVPAYALSLDDLNKQSLDEESKESSILKDEYRIK; this is translated from the coding sequence ATGGAAGATAATAAGCAATATACATTTTACGCAATGCTAAATCGTTTGCATTTAATTGAGCGCTGGAGTTTGATGCAATGCAGAGAAAGTGAAAATGTCTGCGAACATTCATATCAGGTAGCTTTGATTGTGCAAGCACTTTATTACATTCGGGAACAGAAATTAGTTGAATGTAAGCAATCTGAAATTCATTTGGATTTAGCCAATCTTTTACAGATGGCATTACTGCATGATGCTACGGAAGTTATTACTGGCGATTTGCCAACGCCTGTTAAGTACTATAATCCAGAACTTAAGCAGGCCTATTCCTTGGTTGAATCGATTGCAGCTAACAGATTAATTGATCTATTACCTGCTAAATTACAGCCAGTTTATCTAAAATTTATTTGCCCTGAGCACAAGACAGATGAACAGTGCCTAGCTCGCTTGTTTGTCAAAGCGGCCGACAAAATCAGTGCCTTAATTAAATGTATGCAAGAATTAGCCTTAGGTAATGAAGAGTTTAAGCAGGCTGAAGCTAAGACACGCAAACGCATTCAAGCCTTAAAATTGCCAGAAGCTGATTATTTTGTTTCCCATTTTGTACCAGCCTATGCTTTATCGTTAGATGATTTGAATAAGCAAAGCTTAGATGAAGAATCAAAAGAGAGTAGTATCTTAAAAGATGAATACAGAATTAAATAA